In the genome of Streptococcus mitis, one region contains:
- a CDS encoding branched-chain amino acid ABC transporter permease has protein sequence MILSIISQGFVWAILGLGIFMTFRILNFPDMTTEGSFPLGGAVAVTLITKGVNPFLATLVAVGAGCLAGMAAGLLYTKGKIPTLLSGILVMTSCHSIMLLIMGRANLGLLGTKQIQDVLPFDSDLNQLLIGLIFVSLVIALMLFFLDTKLGQAYIATGDNPDMARSFGIHTGRMELMGLVLSNGVIALAGALIAQQEGYADVSRGIGVIVVGLASLIIGEVIFKSLSLAERLLAIVVGSIAYQFLVWAVIALGFNTSYLRLYSALILAVCLMIPTFKQTILKGAKLSK, from the coding sequence ATGATATTATCTATTATTTCTCAAGGATTTGTCTGGGCTATTTTAGGTCTGGGAATCTTTATGACATTTAGGATTTTAAACTTTCCAGATATGACGACAGAAGGTTCCTTCCCTCTTGGGGGAGCTGTTGCTGTCACTCTGATAACCAAAGGTGTAAATCCCTTTTTAGCGACACTTGTTGCTGTAGGAGCAGGTTGTTTGGCTGGAATGGCAGCAGGGCTTCTTTATACAAAAGGGAAGATTCCGACTTTACTTTCAGGGATTTTGGTGATGACTTCTTGTCACTCTATCATGCTCTTGATTATGGGACGTGCGAATTTAGGACTGCTTGGAACTAAGCAAATCCAGGATGTCTTACCTTTTGATTCAGACTTGAACCAACTCTTGATAGGTCTTATCTTTGTCAGTCTTGTCATTGCTCTCATGCTCTTTTTCTTGGACACCAAACTCGGACAAGCCTATATTGCTACAGGTGACAATCCTGATATGGCTAGAAGTTTCGGAATTCATACTGGGCGCATGGAGCTCATGGGCTTGGTCTTATCCAATGGTGTGATTGCCCTTGCAGGAGCTCTTATTGCCCAGCAAGAAGGCTATGCCGATGTATCTCGAGGAATCGGGGTTATCGTTGTGGGACTTGCAAGTTTGATTATTGGAGAAGTTATTTTCAAGAGTCTGAGTTTGGCAGAGCGTCTGCTTGCCATCGTTGTGGGTTCTATCGCCTATCAATTCTTAGTGTGGGCTGTCATCGCGCTTGGCTTTAATACAAGTTACCTTCGTTTATACAGTGCCTTGATTTTGGCAGTCTGCCTCATGATTCCAACATTTAAGCAAACAATCTTGAAAGGAGCCAAGTTAAGCAAATGA
- a CDS encoding peptide ABC transporter substrate-binding protein has product MKNKRLIGIIAALAVLVAGSLIYSSMNKPEAKNEKTVAKVGVLQFVSHPSLDLIYKGIQDGLAEEGYKDDQLKIDFMNSEGDQSKVATMSKQLVANGNDLVVGIATPAAQGLASATKDLPVIMAAITDPIGANLVKDLKKPGGNITGVSDHNPAQQQVELIKALTPNVKTIGALYSSSEDNSKTQVEEFKAYAEKAGLTVETFAVPSTNEIASTLNVMTSKVDAIWVPIDNTIASAFSTVVSSNQSAKKPIYPSATAMVEAGGLASVVVDQHDLGVATGKMIAQVLKGAKPADTPVNVFSTGKSVINKKLAQELGITIPESVLKEAGQVIE; this is encoded by the coding sequence ATGAAAAATAAACGTTTAATTGGAATTATCGCTGCATTAGCAGTCTTAGTAGCAGGAAGCTTGATTTACTCTTCAATGAATAAACCAGAAGCTAAGAATGAGAAGACAGTTGCCAAAGTTGGTGTCCTCCAGTTTGTAAGCCATCCGTCTCTTGACTTGATTTATAAAGGGATTCAAGACGGACTTGCAGAAGAAGGCTATAAAGATGATCAGTTGAAAATTGACTTTATGAACTCAGAAGGTGATCAAAGTAAGGTTGCGACAATGAGTAAACAGTTGGTTGCAAACGGCAATGACTTGGTTGTCGGTATTGCAACACCAGCTGCTCAAGGATTGGCTAGTGCAACAAAAGACCTACCAGTTATCATGGCCGCGATTACAGACCCAATTGGTGCTAACTTGGTTAAAGATTTGAAAAAACCAGGTGGCAACATCACAGGAGTATCTGACCACAATCCAGCTCAACAACAAGTTGAACTCATCAAGGCTCTAACACCAAATGTGAAAACAATAGGAGCTCTTTACTCAAGTAGTGAAGACAATTCAAAAACACAGGTCGAAGAATTTAAGGCTTATGCTGAAAAAGCAGGTTTGACAGTAGAAACATTTGCAGTTCCTTCAACAAATGAAATTGCTTCAACACTTAACGTTATGACTAGCAAGGTCGATGCTATCTGGGTTCCAATTGATAACACCATTGCTTCAGCCTTCTCAACTGTTGTATCAAGCAACCAATCAGCTAAAAAACCAATTTACCCAAGCGCAACTGCCATGGTAGAAGCAGGTGGTTTGGCATCCGTTGTAGTTGACCAACATGATCTTGGTGTGGCAACTGGTAAAATGATTGCGCAAGTTTTGAAAGGTGCAAAACCAGCTGATACACCAGTCAATGTCTTTTCAACTGGTAAGTCAGTAATCAATAAAAAATTGGCACAAGAACTAGGTATTACTATTCCTGAATCTGTTCTAAAAGAAGCAGGACAAGTGATTGAATAA
- a CDS encoding cell division protein FtsW yields the protein MKISKRHLLNYSILVPYLLLSILGLIVVYSTTSAILIQEGQSALQLVRSQGLFWIFSLILIALIYKLKLNFLRNERLLFIVMFVELILLAMARIIGTPVNGAYGWISVGPLTIQPAEYLKIIIIWYLANRFSKQQEDIAVYDFQVLTQNQWLPRAFNDWRFVLLVLIGSLAIFPDLGNASILALVALIMYTISGIAYRWFLAFFGILVGISALSLSFISFIGVDKFSKVPVFGYVAKRFSAYFNPFADLAGAGHQLANSYFAMVNGGWFGLGLGNSIEKRGYLPEAHTDFVFSIVIEEFGFVGASLILSLVFFLILRIILVGIRAKNPFNSMMAIGVGGMMLVQVFVNIGGISGIIPSTGVTFPFLSQGGNSLLVLSVAIAFVLNIDASEKRAQLYEELEAHSSNYM from the coding sequence ATGAAGATTAGTAAAAGGCACCTATTAAATTATTCTATTCTAGTTCCTTACTTACTTTTATCTATTTTGGGCTTGATTGTGGTTTATTCGACAACCAGTGCTATTTTAATTCAAGAAGGCCAAAGTGCACTGCAATTGGTCCGAAGTCAGGGACTGTTTTGGATATTTAGTTTGATACTGATTGCCTTGATATACAAATTGAAACTGAATTTTTTAAGAAACGAACGTCTTTTATTTATCGTTATGTTCGTTGAGCTGATTCTATTAGCTATGGCTCGGATAATTGGTACGCCAGTCAATGGAGCCTATGGTTGGATTTCAGTAGGACCTTTGACCATTCAGCCAGCCGAATATTTGAAAATTATTATTATTTGGTATTTAGCAAACAGATTTTCCAAACAACAAGAGGATATAGCTGTTTATGATTTCCAAGTTTTAACACAAAATCAGTGGCTTCCTCGTGCGTTTAATGACTGGCGCTTTGTCCTCTTGGTATTGATTGGGAGCCTTGCTATTTTCCCAGATTTGGGGAATGCTTCTATCTTAGCTTTGGTTGCCTTGATTATGTATACAATTAGCGGAATCGCTTATAGATGGTTTCTTGCTTTTTTTGGAATTTTAGTCGGAATTTCTGCCCTATCCTTATCATTTATTTCTTTTATAGGGGTTGATAAGTTTTCAAAAGTTCCAGTATTTGGTTATGTTGCCAAGCGTTTCAGCGCCTATTTTAACCCTTTTGCCGATTTGGCAGGAGCAGGCCACCAACTTGCAAATTCCTACTTTGCCATGGTAAATGGTGGTTGGTTTGGTCTAGGTTTAGGAAATTCAATTGAAAAACGTGGCTATTTACCAGAGGCCCATACAGATTTTGTATTTTCAATTGTCATTGAAGAATTTGGCTTTGTGGGAGCCAGCTTGATTTTGTCACTTGTCTTTTTCCTTATTTTACGAATTATCCTGGTGGGAATTCGTGCTAAGAATCCCTTTAATTCTATGATGGCGATTGGAGTTGGGGGGATGATGTTGGTACAGGTCTTTGTTAATATCGGTGGAATTTCTGGTATTATTCCTTCAACAGGAGTTACCTTCCCCTTCTTATCGCAAGGAGGAAACAGTCTCCTAGTCTTATCTGTAGCCATCGCCTTTGTCTTAAATATTGATGCAAGTGAAAAGCGTGCTCAATTGTATGAGGAGTTAGAAGCTCACTCATCAAACTATATGTAG
- a CDS encoding methyltransferase: MRRPVVKEEIVDLMRQRQKQVTGSLKELEDFARKENIPIIPHETVAYFRFLMETIQPKNILEIGTAIGFSALLMAEHAPNAKITTIDRNPEMIGFAKENFVQFDSRKQITLLEGDAVNVLSTLTESYDFVFMDSAKSKYIVFLPEILKHLEVGGVVVLDDIFQGGDVAKDIMEVRRGQRTIYRGLQRLFDATLDNPGLTATLVPLGDGILMLRKNLADVQLPDSE, encoded by the coding sequence ATGCGTCGTCCTGTTGTTAAGGAAGAAATTGTAGACTTGATGCGCCAGCGTCAAAAGCAAGTCACAGGTTCTTTGAAAGAATTGGAAGATTTTGCCCGCAAGGAAAATATTCCCATTATTCCTCATGAAACGGTTGCTTACTTCCGTTTTCTTATGGAAACCATACAACCTAAAAACATTCTGGAAATTGGGACGGCTATCGGTTTTTCAGCTCTTTTAATGGCGGAACATGCACCAAATGCCAAGATTACAACCATTGACCGCAATCCAGAAATGATTGGTTTTGCCAAGGAAAATTTTGTTCAGTTTGACAGTCGCAAGCAAATCACGCTTTTAGAAGGAGATGCGGTAAATGTCTTATCTACACTGACAGAGTCCTATGATTTCGTCTTTATGGATTCAGCCAAGTCTAAATACATCGTCTTTCTGCCAGAAATCCTCAAACATTTGGAAGTTGGAGGTGTGGTTGTTTTGGATGACATTTTCCAAGGTGGTGATGTTGCCAAGGATATTATGGAAGTCCGTCGTGGCCAGCGAACTATTTATCGAGGCCTTCAAAGACTGTTTGACGCAACTTTAGATAATCCAGGACTCACCGCAACATTAGTCCCTCTGGGAGACGGTATTCTCATGCTTCGTAAAAATCTAGCAGATGTTCAATTGCCTGACAGCGAATGA
- a CDS encoding foldase: protein MKKKLLAGAITLLSVATLAACSKGSEGADLISMKGDVITEHQFYEQVKSNPSAQQVLLNLTIQKVFEKQYGSEVDDKEVNDTIAEEEKQYGENYQRVLSQAGMTLETRKAQIRTSKLVELAVKKAAEAELTDDAYKKAFDEYTPDVTAQIIRLDNEDKAKEVLEKAKASGADFAQLAKDNSTDEKTKANGGEITFDSASTEVPEQVKKAAFALDVNGVSDVITAAGTQAYSSQYYIVKLTKKTEKSSNLDDYKEKLKTVILTQKQNDSTFVQSIIGKELQAANIKVKDQAFQNIFTQYIGGGDSSSSSSSKE, encoded by the coding sequence ATGAAGAAAAAATTATTGGCAGGTGCCATTACACTATTATCAGTAGCAACTTTAGCAGCTTGTTCGAAAGGTTCAGAAGGAGCAGACCTTATCAGCATGAAAGGGGATGTCATCACAGAACATCAGTTTTATGAGCAAGTGAAGAGCAATCCTTCAGCTCAACAAGTGTTGTTGAACTTGACCATCCAAAAAGTATTTGAGAAACAATATGGTTCGGAAGTAGATGACAAAGAAGTCAACGATACTATTGCCGAAGAAGAAAAACAATATGGTGAGAACTACCAACGTGTTTTGTCACAAGCAGGCATGACTCTTGAAACACGTAAAGCTCAAATTCGTACAAGTAAATTGGTTGAGTTGGCAGTTAAGAAGGCAGCAGAGGCTGAATTGACAGATGATGCTTATAAGAAAGCCTTTGATGAATATACTCCAGATGTAACGGCTCAAATCATTCGTCTTGATAATGAGGATAAAGCGAAAGAAGTCCTCGAAAAAGCTAAGGCAAGTGGGGCAGATTTCGCTCAATTAGCAAAAGATAACTCAACTGATGAAAAAACCAAAGCAAACGGTGGAGAAATCACCTTTGACTCTGCTTCGACAGAAGTACCAGAACAAGTTAAGAAAGCAGCTTTCGCTTTAGATGTAAACGGTGTTTCTGATGTGATTACAGCCGCTGGTACACAAGCCTATAGCAGCCAATATTACATTGTAAAACTCACTAAGAAAACAGAAAAATCATCTAATCTTGATGACTACAAAGAAAAATTAAAAACTGTTATCTTGACTCAAAAACAAAATGATTCAACATTTGTTCAAAGCATTATCGGAAAAGAATTACAAGCAGCTAATATCAAGGTTAAAGACCAAGCCTTCCAAAATATCTTCACTCAATATATCGGTGGTGGAGATTCAAGCTCAAGTAGTTCATCAAAAGAATAA
- a CDS encoding oligopeptidase PepB → MVLQRNEINEKDTWDLSTIYPTDQAWEEALKDLTEQLETVAQYEGHLLDSADNLLEITEFSLEMERQMEKLYVYAHMKNDQDTREAKYQEYYAKAMTLYSQLDQAFSFYEPEFMEISEKQYADFLEAQPKLQVYQHYFDKLLQGKDHVLSQREEELLAGAGEIFGSASETFAILDNADIVFPFVKDEDGNEVQLSHGVYMRLMESKNREVRRGAYQALYATYEQFQHTYAKTLQTNVKVQNYRAKVRHYKSARHAALAANFVPESVYDNLVAAVRKHLPLLHRYLELRSKILGISDLKMYDVYTPLSSVEYSFTYQEALKKAEDALAVLGEDYLSRVKRAFSERWIDVYENQGKRSGAYSGGSYDTNAFMLLNWQDNLDNLFTLVHETGHSMHSSYTRETQPYVYGDYSIFLAEIASTTNENILTEKLLEEVEDDATRFAILNNFLDGFRGTVFRQTQFAEFEHAIHQADQNGEVLTSDFLNKLYADLNQEYYGLSKEDNPEIQYEWARIPHFYYNYYVYQYSTGFAAASALAEKIVHGSQEDRDRYIDYLKAGKSDYPLNVMRKAGVDMEKEDYLNDAFAVFERRLNEFEALVEKLGLA, encoded by the coding sequence ATGGTATTACAAAGAAATGAAATAAATGAAAAAGATACATGGGATCTATCAACGATCTACCCAACTGACCAGGCTTGGGAAGAAGCCTTAAAAGATTTAACAGAACAATTGGAGACAGTAGCCCAGTATGAAGGCCATCTCTTGGATAGTGCGGATAACCTACTAGAAATCACTGAATTTTCTCTTGAGATGGAACGCCAAATGGAGAAGCTTTACGTTTATGCACATATGAAGAATGACCAAGACACACGTGAAGCCAAGTACCAAGAGTACTATGCTAAGGCCATGACACTCTACAGCCAGCTAGACCAAGCCTTTTCATTCTATGAACCTGAATTTATGGAAATTAGTGAAAAGCAGTATGCTGACTTTTTAGAGGCTCAACCAAAATTGCAGGTTTATCAACACTATTTTGATAAGCTTTTGCAAGGCAAGGATCACGTTCTTTCACAACGTGAAGAAGAATTATTAGCTGGAGCTGGAGAAATCTTTGGTTCGGCAAGTGAAACCTTTGCGATTTTAGATAATGCAGATATCGTCTTTCCATTTGTTAAAGATGAAGATGGTAATGAAGTACAATTATCACATGGCGTTTATATGCGCTTGATGGAGTCTAAAAATCGTGAGGTACGCCGTGGTGCCTATCAAGCCCTTTATGCGACTTATGAACAATTCCAACATACCTATGCCAAAACCTTGCAAACAAATGTTAAGGTTCAAAACTACCGTGCCAAGGTTCGTCACTACAAGAGTGCTCGTCATGCAGCCCTAGCAGCGAATTTTGTTCCAGAGAGTGTTTATGACAATTTGGTAGCAGCAGTTCGCAAGCACTTGCCACTCTTGCATCGTTACCTTGAGCTTCGTTCAAAAATCTTGGGGATTTCAGACCTCAAGATGTACGATGTCTACACACCACTTTCATCTGTTGAATACAGTTTTACTTACCAAGAAGCCTTGAAAAAGGCAGAAGATGCCTTGGCAGTCTTGGGTGAGGATTACTTGAGCCGTGTTAAACGTGCCTTCAGTGAGCGTTGGATTGATGTTTACGAAAATCAAGGCAAGCGTTCAGGGGCCTACTCTGGTGGTTCTTACGATACCAATGCCTTTATGCTTCTTAACTGGCAGGACAATCTAGACAATCTCTTTACTCTTGTTCATGAAACAGGTCACAGTATGCATTCAAGCTATACTCGTGAAACGCAGCCTTATGTTTACGGAGATTATTCTATCTTCTTGGCTGAGATTGCCTCAACTACCAATGAGAATATCTTGACGGAGAAATTGTTGGAAGAAGTGGAAGACGACGCAACGCGCTTTGCTATTCTTAATAACTTCTTGGACGGTTTCCGTGGAACAGTTTTCCGACAAACTCAATTTGCTGAGTTTGAACACGCCATCCACCAAGCGGATCAAAATGGGGAAGTCTTGACAAGTGATTTCCTAAATAAACTCTATGCAGACTTGAACCAAGAGTATTATGGTTTGAGCAAGGAAGATAATCCTGAAATCCAATACGAGTGGGCACGTATTCCACACTTCTACTATAACTACTATGTATACCAATATTCAACAGGTTTTGCAGCAGCCTCAGCTTTGGCTGAAAAAATTGTTCATGGTAGTCAGGAAGACCGTGACCGTTATATTGATTATCTCAAGGCTGGTAAGTCTGACTACCCACTTAATGTCATGAGAAAAGCTGGTGTTGATATGGAGAAGGAAGACTACCTCAACGATGCCTTTGCAGTCTTTGAACGCCGTTTAAATGAGTTTGAAGCCCTTGTTGAAAAATTGGGATTGGCATAA
- a CDS encoding competence protein CoiA, whose translation MFVARDARGELVNVLEDKLEKQAYTCPACGGQLRLRQGPSVRTHFAHNSLKDCNYSSENESPEHLSNKESLYHWLKKEADVQLEYPIPDLKQIADVFVNGSLALEVQCSPLPQKLLKERSEGYRSQGYQVLWLLGEKLWLKERLTRLQQAFLYFSQNMGFYVWEVDKGKQVLRLKYLIYQDLRGKLYYQIKEFPYGQASLLEILRLPYKKQKISHFTVSQDKDISRYIRQQLYYQNPFWMKEQAEAYQKGENLLTYGLKEWYPQIRPLVGEFCQIEKDLTSYYQYFQTYYQENPQNDWQKLYPPAFYQQYFLKNMVE comes from the coding sequence ATGTTTGTTGCGAGAGATGCTAGGGGAGAGTTGGTAAATGTGTTAGAGGATAAGCTTGAGAAGCAGGCATACACCTGCCCAGCTTGTGGAGGTCAGCTCCGTTTGCGGCAAGGACCAAGTGTCCGAACCCATTTTGCCCATAACTCTTTAAAAGACTGTAATTATTCCTCTGAAAATGAAAGTCCAGAACACCTGTCCAATAAGGAATCCCTCTATCACTGGTTGAAAAAAGAGGCAGATGTACAATTAGAGTACCCGATTCCAGATCTTAAACAGATTGCGGATGTGTTTGTAAATGGTAGTCTAGCTTTAGAAGTCCAGTGTAGTCCCTTACCACAAAAACTTCTTAAAGAGCGCAGTGAGGGCTATCGTAGTCAGGGTTACCAAGTACTGTGGTTGCTGGGAGAAAAACTTTGGCTCAAGGAGCGATTGACTCGTCTACAACAAGCTTTTCTTTATTTCAGTCAAAATATGGGCTTTTATGTTTGGGAAGTAGACAAGGGAAAACAGGTTTTAAGGCTTAAATATCTCATTTACCAGGATCTCCGCGGTAAACTCTATTATCAGATCAAGGAATTTCCCTATGGTCAAGCTAGTTTATTGGAAATATTGCGTCTTCCCTATAAGAAACAAAAAATATCTCATTTTACAGTTTCTCAGGACAAGGACATTTCTCGCTATATTCGGCAACAGCTTTACTATCAAAATCCCTTTTGGATGAAAGAACAAGCAGAAGCCTATCAAAAGGGGGAAAATCTCCTGACTTATGGGCTAAAAGAATGGTATCCACAAATTCGACCATTAGTAGGTGAGTTTTGCCAAATTGAGAAGGACTTAACCAGCTATTATCAGTATTTTCAAACCTATTACCAAGAAAATCCTCAAAATGATTGGCAAAAGCTTTATCCACCAGCCTTTTATCAGCAATATTTCTTGAAAAATATGGTAGAATAG
- a CDS encoding phosphoenolpyruvate carboxylase: MSLQKLENYSNKAVVQEEVLILTELLEDITKNMLAPETFEKIMQLKELSTQEDYQGLNQLVTSLTNDEMAYISRYFSILPLLINISEDVDLAYEINHQNNIDQDYLGKLSATIKMVAEKENAVEILEHLNVVPVLTAHPTQVQRKSMLDLTNHIHTLLRKYRDVKLGLINKEKWHNDLRRYIEIIMQTDMIREKKLKVTNEITNVMEYYNSSFLKAVPHLTAEYKRLAKKHGLELKHPKPITMGMWIGGDRDGNPFVTADTLKQSAMTQCEVIMNYYDEKIYQLYREFSLSTSIVNVSKQVREMACQSKDNSIYREKELYRRALFDIQSKIQATKAYLIEDKEIGARYETANDFYKDLITIRDSLLENKGEALISGDFVELIQAVEIFGFYLASIDMRQDSSVHEACVAELLKSAGIHSRYSELSEEEKCQLLLKELEEDPRILSATHVEKSELLEKELAIFKAARNLKDKLGDDVIRQTIISHATSVSDMLELAILLKEVGLVDKERARVQIVPLFETIEDLDHSEETMREYLSLPLAKKWIASRNNYQEIMLGYSDSNKDGGYLSSCWTLYKAQQQLTAIGDEFGVKVTFFHGRGGTVGRGGGPTYEAITSQPLKSIKDRIRLTEQGEVIGNKYGNKDAAYYNLEMLVSAAINRMITQKKSDTNTSNRYEAIMDQVVNRSYDIYRDLVFGNDHFYDYFFESSPIKAISSFNIGSRPAARKTITEIGGLRAIPWVFSWSQSRVMFPGWYGVGSSFKEFIDKNPENIAILRDMYQNWPFFQSLLSNVDMVLSKSNMNIAFEYAKLCEDDQVKAIYEIILNEWQVTKEVILAIEGYDELLAENPYLKASLDYRMPYFNILNYIQLELIKRQRRGELSSDQEKLIHTTINGIATGLRNSG; the protein is encoded by the coding sequence ATGTCTCTTCAAAAATTAGAAAACTATAGTAATAAAGCTGTCGTGCAAGAAGAAGTATTGATTTTAACAGAATTGTTAGAAGATATCACTAAAAACATGCTTGCCCCAGAGACTTTTGAAAAAATCATGCAGTTGAAAGAATTGTCAACTCAGGAAGATTATCAAGGCTTGAACCAATTGGTTACTAGCCTGACAAATGATGAAATGGCTTATATTTCACGCTATTTCTCTATCTTGCCTCTCTTGATTAATATTTCAGAAGACGTGGATTTGGCCTATGAAATCAACCACCAAAATAATATAGATCAAGATTATCTTGGTAAATTGTCAGCAACAATCAAAATGGTTGCAGAAAAAGAAAATGCGGTTGAAATTCTAGAACACTTGAATGTTGTCCCTGTTTTGACTGCCCATCCAACACAAGTACAACGTAAGAGTATGTTGGATTTGACCAACCATATCCATACCCTTTTGCGTAAGTATCGTGATGTAAAATTAGGCTTGATTAACAAGGAAAAATGGCATAATGATCTCCGTCGTTACATTGAGATTATCATGCAGACAGACATGATTCGTGAAAAGAAATTGAAAGTTACCAATGAAATCACGAATGTTATGGAATACTACAATAGTTCATTTCTGAAAGCTGTTCCTCATTTGACTGCTGAGTACAAGCGCCTGGCTAAAAAACATGGCTTGGAGTTGAAACATCCTAAACCAATTACCATGGGAATGTGGATTGGTGGAGACCGTGATGGGAATCCCTTTGTTACAGCAGATACATTGAAACAATCTGCCATGACACAGTGTGAAGTCATCATGAACTACTATGATGAAAAGATTTATCAGCTCTATCGTGAGTTCTCTCTCTCAACAAGTATTGTCAATGTCAGCAAGCAAGTCAGAGAAATGGCTTGTCAATCTAAGGATAATTCGATTTACCGCGAAAAAGAGCTGTATCGTCGTGCCCTGTTTGATATTCAATCAAAAATTCAAGCAACAAAAGCCTATCTGATTGAGGATAAGGAAATTGGGGCTCGCTATGAAACAGCCAATGATTTTTATAAGGACTTAATTACTATCCGTGATTCCCTCTTGGAAAACAAGGGTGAGGCACTAATTTCTGGTGATTTTGTTGAGTTAATTCAAGCAGTTGAAATTTTTGGTTTCTATTTGGCATCCATCGACATGCGTCAAGATTCAAGTGTTCATGAGGCCTGCGTAGCTGAACTTTTGAAATCAGCAGGAATTCATTCGCGTTATAGCGAACTAAGTGAAGAAGAAAAATGCCAGCTTCTCTTGAAAGAATTGGAGGAAGATCCACGTATTCTTTCTGCCACTCATGTTGAAAAATCAGAGTTACTTGAAAAAGAATTAGCAATCTTTAAGGCTGCTCGTAATTTGAAAGATAAGTTGGGTGATGATGTCATTCGTCAGACCATCATTTCACATGCAACCAGCGTATCAGACATGCTGGAATTGGCTATCTTGCTAAAAGAAGTAGGGCTAGTTGATAAAGAAAGAGCCCGTGTCCAAATCGTTCCTCTCTTTGAGACAATTGAGGACTTGGATCACTCAGAAGAAACTATGAGAGAATACCTTTCTCTTCCTCTTGCTAAGAAATGGATTGCTTCGCGCAATAACTACCAAGAAATCATGCTTGGCTACTCTGATAGTAATAAAGATGGTGGTTACCTTTCATCATGTTGGACTCTCTACAAGGCTCAACAACAATTGACTGCTATTGGAGATGAATTTGGCGTTAAGGTTACCTTCTTCCATGGCCGTGGTGGTACTGTTGGTCGTGGTGGTGGACCAACTTATGAAGCTATCACATCTCAACCGCTCAAGTCTATCAAGGATCGTATCCGTTTGACGGAGCAGGGTGAAGTAATTGGCAATAAATACGGTAATAAAGATGCTGCTTACTATAACCTTGAAATGTTGGTTTCTGCAGCCATTAACCGTATGATTACGCAGAAGAAGAGCGACACCAATACATCCAATCGCTATGAAGCTATTATGGATCAAGTAGTGAACCGTAGTTACGATATCTACCGTGATTTGGTCTTTGGTAATGATCATTTCTATGACTATTTCTTTGAGTCAAGTCCAATCAAGGCTATTTCAAGCTTTAATATTGGTTCTCGTCCAGCCGCTCGTAAGACCATTACTGAAATCGGTGGTTTGCGTGCTATCCCTTGGGTCTTCTCATGGTCACAAAGCCGTGTCATGTTCCCTGGCTGGTATGGTGTCGGATCAAGCTTCAAGGAATTTATCGATAAAAATCCAGAGAATATCGCTATTCTACGAGATATGTACCAAAATTGGCCTTTCTTCCAGTCACTTCTTTCAAATGTTGACATGGTCTTGTCAAAATCAAATATGAACATTGCTTTTGAATATGCCAAACTTTGCGAAGATGATCAAGTAAAAGCAATCTATGAGATTATTTTAAATGAATGGCAAGTTACCAAGGAAGTCATCTTGGCTATCGAAGGTTACGATGAACTCTTGGCTGAAAATCCATATCTAAAAGCAAGTTTGGATTACCGTATGCCTTACTTTAATATCCTTAACTATATCCAGTTGGAGTTGATTAAACGTCAACGCCGAGGAGAATTATCAAGCGACCAAGAAAAATTAATCCATACAACCATCAACGGAATTGCGACAGGATTGCGTAATTCAGGTTGA